A single bacterium DNA region contains:
- a CDS encoding PA2779 family protein, which yields MSIWKTAKALLTIALCLCLLAPVDARATQIVTQEDLHQDLLKSWEEREQNLATLKGLLSTEAAREMIAKTGTDYGKVMRALPNLDDEELSRLASQARVAQANFAAGLSDREIVNVLIIVLLVVAIIVVVAAVAD from the coding sequence ATGTCTATTTGGAAAACAGCTAAAGCTTTGCTGACGATCGCTCTGTGTCTTTGTTTGTTGGCGCCCGTTGATGCTCGGGCGACTCAGATTGTAACTCAGGAAGACTTGCATCAAGACTTGCTCAAATCCTGGGAAGAAAGGGAACAGAATCTTGCCACATTGAAGGGACTACTATCGACAGAAGCAGCCCGTGAAATGATCGCAAAAACTGGTACCGATTACGGTAAAGTAATGCGAGCCCTGCCCAATCTGGATGATGAGGAACTGTCAAGGCTCGCGTCTCAAGCCCGTGTTGCACAAGCTAATTTTGCAGCCGGCCTATCTGATCGGGAAATCGTCAATGTCCTGATCATTGTGCTGCTCGTGGTTGCCATCATTGTTGTTGTCGCAGCAGTTGCGGACTAA
- a CDS encoding C39 family peptidase, whose protein sequence is MNWSIFPVLALFLSLIWIDVPFIRQEEKGCGAASIAMVMQYWQSEGHHVPEEASSPSRIMQLLYSKPEEGIRAEDLTRYLEEHGFQTFSFSGKSEDLAHHIKKGRPLIVSLEAEGKTGKLHFLVVAGVDPENELVLVNDPAERKLLKMKRTTFEKRWAATKNWTLLALPEQ, encoded by the coding sequence ATGAATTGGAGCATCTTTCCGGTTCTTGCCCTGTTTTTATCCTTGATTTGGATCGATGTGCCATTCATTCGACAGGAGGAAAAGGGATGCGGTGCGGCCAGCATTGCCATGGTGATGCAATACTGGCAATCCGAAGGTCATCATGTTCCTGAGGAAGCAAGCAGTCCATCCCGGATCATGCAACTACTTTATTCGAAGCCGGAGGAAGGAATTCGCGCTGAGGACCTGACTCGATATTTGGAGGAGCATGGATTCCAGACCTTCAGTTTTTCCGGCAAGTCGGAGGACCTGGCGCATCACATAAAGAAAGGGCGCCCGCTGATTGTGTCCCTGGAAGCGGAGGGCAAGACCGGCAAGCTCCATTTTCTGGTGGTTGCCGGAGTAGATCCGGAGAACGAGCTGGTGCTTGTGAATGATCCGGCCGAACGGAAATTATTGAAAATGAAGCGAACAACTTTCGAAAAACGGTGGGCAGCAACAAAGAACTGGACCTTACTGGCGTTACCCGAGCAATGA
- a CDS encoding tetratricopeptide repeat protein produces MNRYGCFLAFLLLIPAALPAQQFSLQLGESMEREIVTGETHEYRWTSSAGEFAHFVARQKENDLAMVITIRSSDAATIAEIYSPVSPPIPVPISVLPQLSGEYKLEIRSLEKDREPRRYEISFRELREATQQDTIRVNAEKAMLEAERLRSTGTKDLIIKSMEFYQQALPSYRELKDATGEAIVLAGLGRSHDALGEKKKAYDLFQQAVVIQRRIQNRSGEANILNYMGLVHDFLGERPDALKLLNQALETARQAQDRRAEALALNNLGLVNHNIGDSQKALEYYGQALPLHRAIKNLRGESTTLNNMGTVYLSIGEKQKALECLQKSLEVRRLIGDPAPIAIGLNNIGALYYSIDDFQKALEYYHQALRPYKEAGDPAGEAIPLHNIARVHQSVGEYQEALRFFKLALHLQRSVRYRAGEGVILSHIGQVYSLIGDQPKALNTFQEALEIHRETKNSSGEAMVLTNLGSVYESLGHKQKALEYFQNALALRRTAQDRHGEGIALNQIARVQLSLGDAQTALDLCEKALPLMTSSGSRRGEALTLDCLGSVKASLGEPQRAVELFDQASAIFHSVGDLRGEATSQQNASRIELNRANFVEAKRRLESVLTIAESLRSKMSSPDLRSLYFASIRDSYELYIDALMQLHRGDPSLDLHAAALHAAEKAKARTLLEMLAEAGVDFRQGVSIDLLRKENHLLKVLNAKAERQMRLLGEREKTKDLMTLAKEIDALTSQHRDLLAEIRSASPFYAAITHPQPLNVQEIQHQILGPDSVLLEFSLGEKRSYLWVVSQNHLESFELPARDDIEKTARKYYDVIRSNGDLKEIARAGTKLSRQLFSNVKFPQQKRLLIVPEGVLQYVPFSALPNLEQEIVILPSASVLATLRRERTKGTKTLAVFADPVFEKEDPRVAETGNASTEPMENEALLRSAEDFGIAGKVIFSRLIGTRREAAGMTSLVAPDQRREALDFEASKALATSDEISKYRIVHFATHGLLNSRHPELSGLVLSLVNEKGEAQDGFLMLQEIYNLRLGAELVVLSACQTALGQEMKGEGLVGLTRGFMYAGASRVVASLWKVDDKATSQMMKYFYTAMLGSQRMRPAAAMRAAQKTLRNQKRFESPYYWAAFVLQGEWR; encoded by the coding sequence ATGAATCGTTATGGCTGCTTTTTAGCCTTCCTCCTTCTGATTCCTGCAGCTCTGCCCGCACAACAATTTTCTTTGCAACTTGGCGAATCGATGGAAAGGGAGATTGTGACCGGCGAGACTCATGAATATCGATGGACCTCCTCTGCCGGAGAGTTCGCTCATTTTGTTGCGAGACAGAAAGAGAATGATCTGGCCATGGTTATCACAATCAGGTCCTCTGACGCCGCGACCATTGCGGAAATTTACAGTCCGGTTTCGCCCCCAATTCCAGTTCCCATTTCGGTTCTGCCCCAACTATCCGGCGAATACAAATTAGAAATCCGCTCGCTCGAAAAGGATCGAGAGCCGCGCCGGTATGAGATCAGCTTTCGGGAATTACGGGAGGCAACACAGCAAGACACAATTCGCGTCAACGCGGAGAAAGCGATGCTGGAAGCAGAGCGATTGCGAAGCACAGGAACAAAAGACTTGATTATCAAATCGATGGAATTCTATCAGCAGGCGCTTCCCTCCTATCGAGAACTGAAGGATGCAACAGGTGAAGCAATTGTACTGGCCGGACTGGGCCGAAGCCATGATGCATTAGGTGAGAAAAAGAAGGCGTACGATCTATTTCAACAGGCTGTTGTCATCCAGCGGAGGATCCAGAATCGTAGCGGGGAAGCAAATATTTTGAATTATATGGGACTCGTCCATGATTTTTTGGGAGAGAGACCGGATGCGCTCAAGCTTTTAAACCAGGCGCTGGAAACTGCGCGCCAGGCTCAAGATCGAAGAGCGGAAGCCCTTGCGTTAAACAATCTGGGGCTTGTGAATCACAATATCGGAGATAGCCAGAAAGCGCTGGAATACTACGGCCAGGCTTTGCCGTTGCATCGGGCAATCAAGAATCTCCGCGGTGAATCCACCACGTTGAACAATATGGGAACGGTTTATCTTTCCATCGGCGAAAAACAAAAGGCGCTTGAATGCCTGCAAAAGTCTCTTGAAGTTCGCCGTCTAATTGGCGATCCTGCACCGATTGCAATCGGTCTAAACAACATCGGAGCCCTTTACTATTCAATCGATGATTTTCAAAAGGCTCTTGAATATTACCATCAAGCTTTGCGCCCCTACAAAGAAGCCGGCGACCCGGCGGGTGAGGCTATCCCTTTGCATAACATAGCGCGTGTCCATCAGTCCGTGGGAGAGTACCAGGAAGCTCTACGCTTTTTTAAGCTGGCTCTTCATTTACAGCGTTCCGTGAGGTATAGAGCCGGAGAGGGAGTGATTCTTTCGCATATCGGTCAGGTTTACAGTTTAATCGGTGATCAACCTAAGGCGCTGAATACATTTCAAGAGGCTCTGGAGATTCATCGTGAAACGAAGAATAGTTCCGGCGAAGCCATGGTTTTGACGAATCTAGGTTCTGTTTATGAGTCATTGGGACATAAGCAAAAAGCGCTCGAGTATTTCCAGAATGCTCTCGCGCTCCGTCGCACCGCTCAGGACCGTCACGGTGAGGGGATCGCACTGAACCAGATCGCACGAGTTCAACTGTCGTTGGGTGATGCGCAAACGGCACTCGACTTGTGCGAAAAGGCGCTCCCTTTGATGACCAGTTCTGGGAGCCGGCGAGGGGAGGCGCTTACTCTCGATTGTCTGGGTTCAGTAAAAGCATCGCTTGGCGAACCGCAAAGAGCCGTGGAGCTCTTCGATCAAGCGAGCGCAATATTCCATTCAGTAGGTGACCTTCGAGGCGAGGCCACCTCGCAGCAAAACGCGTCCAGGATCGAACTGAATAGAGCTAATTTTGTAGAAGCAAAGCGTCGATTGGAATCCGTTCTCACGATCGCAGAATCGCTCCGGAGCAAGATGTCGAGCCCCGATCTGAGATCGCTCTACTTCGCGTCGATACGTGATTCTTACGAGCTTTACATCGATGCGCTGATGCAACTGCATCGGGGCGATCCTTCGCTGGATCTGCATGCTGCCGCGCTGCATGCTGCAGAGAAAGCGAAGGCCCGTACACTCCTGGAAATGTTGGCTGAGGCGGGAGTCGATTTCAGGCAAGGTGTCAGCATAGATCTGCTTCGGAAAGAGAATCATCTCCTTAAAGTTTTGAATGCAAAAGCTGAACGGCAAATGCGTTTGCTTGGTGAGAGGGAGAAAACAAAAGACCTCATGACGCTCGCAAAAGAGATAGATGCGCTCACGAGTCAGCATCGGGATCTGCTGGCAGAAATCCGATCCGCGAGTCCGTTTTATGCCGCCATAACCCATCCACAACCGCTAAACGTTCAGGAGATTCAACATCAAATTTTGGGTCCTGATTCGGTCCTTCTGGAATTTTCCCTTGGAGAAAAAAGAAGCTATCTCTGGGTTGTTTCACAGAATCATCTGGAAAGTTTTGAGTTGCCTGCCCGGGACGATATCGAAAAAACAGCAAGGAAGTATTACGATGTGATCCGGTCCAACGGCGATCTCAAAGAAATAGCACGGGCTGGAACGAAACTAAGCAGGCAATTATTTTCCAACGTCAAATTCCCGCAACAGAAACGGCTTTTGATTGTTCCAGAGGGCGTTCTGCAGTATGTGCCTTTTTCAGCGCTTCCCAACCTGGAACAAGAGATTGTGATTCTTCCTTCTGCTTCTGTCTTAGCTACGTTGCGGCGCGAGCGAACGAAGGGGACAAAAACACTGGCTGTTTTTGCTGATCCGGTTTTTGAAAAAGAAGATCCGCGGGTTGCGGAAACTGGCAATGCTTCTACAGAACCGATGGAGAACGAGGCGCTGCTCCGATCTGCCGAAGATTTTGGAATTGCCGGGAAGGTGATATTTTCTAGACTCATCGGAACCAGAAGAGAGGCTGCCGGCATGACTTCTCTGGTTGCGCCGGACCAGCGAAGGGAGGCTTTGGATTTTGAAGCGAGCAAGGCACTCGCGACAAGCGATGAAATTTCGAAATACCGCATCGTGCATTTTGCGACTCATGGCTTGCTGAACAGCAGGCATCCGGAACTTTCCGGGCTTGTGCTTTCGCTTGTGAATGAAAAAGGTGAAGCACAGGATGGGTTTCTGATGCTGCAAGAAATCTATAACCTGAGGCTTGGGGCGGAACTCGTTGTTTTGAGCGCGTGTCAGACGGCTCTGGGCCAGGAAATGAAAGGAGAGGGTCTGGTAGGTCTGACGCGCGGGTTTATGTACGCAGGTGCTTCTCGTGTGGTGGCGAGTCTTTGGAAAGTCGACGATAAGGCAACTTCACAGATGATGAAATATTTCTATACGGCGATGCTCGGCAGTCAGCGGATGCGGCCGGCCGCTGCTATGCGCGCAGCTCAGAAAACGCTTCGGAATCAAAAACGGTTTGAATCTCCTTATTACTGGGCAGCTTTTGTGCTGCAAGGCGAATGGAGATAA
- a CDS encoding CsgG/HfaB family protein codes for MYIGLIQLVVTLFIAAFVPTSGLAQVPPSVVVVKTNQICLEEALWLDPVGDLRNPEAKSYRVSSSAPSVASAKFYAPRKNDLVPQLVITGRVPGDVVVTVSVLPPAEPKSGQKVFNKAVYLIQVTPCNFPKSAIQGAENYVEVPGDTLQITVAPEALTEESESVSRQFRAMLKKTIAVARFEDNSPSSGLIGSGMADQLADALVQSRKFVVIERQLLQDILTEQDFATGGRAAASSTAQKGRLLPAQILIKGAVTEFEAERQKGNTGITISGISLGSNKVMAHVALILRLIDTTSGQVLDSVRMRAEVQDKGSKINVNVGPVQLGKEDFKKTPLGKAAQFAIDWAVSEIILRLEKVPFEGRIIKVEGDTIYTNIGTRNGINEAMLFDVFEPGEELVDPVTGESLGSEKSKIGTLKIMTVQEKFSKASPKSGGPFKVGMILTE; via the coding sequence ATGTATATTGGTCTTATTCAGTTAGTAGTTACTCTATTCATTGCAGCCTTTGTCCCAACTTCGGGTCTTGCGCAGGTTCCTCCATCTGTAGTAGTTGTAAAAACTAACCAAATTTGCCTGGAAGAAGCTCTCTGGCTCGATCCAGTTGGCGATCTCAGGAATCCGGAAGCCAAAAGCTATAGAGTCTCAAGTTCAGCTCCATCCGTTGCATCTGCGAAGTTTTATGCCCCTCGAAAAAATGATCTCGTTCCTCAACTGGTCATTACGGGAAGAGTTCCTGGCGATGTTGTTGTCACGGTTTCTGTTTTGCCGCCGGCAGAACCGAAGTCTGGACAAAAAGTCTTTAACAAAGCGGTCTACCTGATACAAGTTACTCCCTGTAACTTCCCGAAAAGCGCGATTCAAGGCGCGGAAAACTATGTCGAGGTTCCTGGTGACACCTTGCAAATAACCGTCGCTCCGGAGGCGTTAACCGAAGAGAGCGAGTCTGTGTCTCGCCAGTTTCGTGCAATGCTTAAAAAAACGATAGCAGTCGCTCGCTTTGAAGATAATTCCCCATCTTCAGGACTGATTGGCTCAGGAATGGCCGATCAACTCGCGGATGCTCTAGTTCAAAGCCGCAAGTTTGTAGTGATTGAGCGTCAACTCTTGCAGGACATTTTAACAGAGCAGGATTTTGCAACGGGCGGCAGAGCTGCAGCTTCAAGCACCGCTCAAAAGGGGAGGCTTTTGCCGGCGCAGATTTTGATCAAAGGCGCAGTAACTGAATTTGAAGCGGAAAGGCAGAAGGGAAACACGGGGATTACGATCAGCGGGATAAGCTTGGGATCCAATAAAGTGATGGCCCACGTGGCGCTGATCCTGAGACTCATTGATACAACTTCCGGACAGGTTTTAGATTCGGTGCGAATGAGAGCAGAGGTGCAAGACAAAGGATCAAAAATTAACGTGAATGTAGGGCCGGTGCAGTTGGGGAAAGAAGATTTCAAAAAGACGCCGTTAGGAAAGGCGGCCCAATTTGCCATCGATTGGGCTGTTTCTGAAATTATCCTGAGACTGGAGAAGGTTCCTTTTGAAGGAAGGATTATTAAAGTGGAAGGCGATACGATCTATACGAATATTGGAACGAGAAATGGAATCAATGAAGCTATGTTGTTTGATGTTTTTGAGCCGGGTGAAGAGCTTGTCGATCCTGTAACAGGGGAAAGTTTAGGATCAGAAAAATCGAAGATCGGAACGCTAAAGATAATGACTGTTCAAGAAAAGTTTTCCAAAGCTTCCCCGAAAAGCGGTGGACCTTTTAAGGTCGGGATGATTTTAACAGAATGA
- a CDS encoding EAL domain-containing protein produces the protein MKKKILLVENDTVLAVLTKLELEDLGYDVPQIASTSEKAIEITLEKRPDLILMDVKLDSKMDGAEAAEQIQNHIRIPVIFLTGTSDSETVERCLASKPYGYLKKPCRREDLQEAIEQAFFQEKLLHRLKEEQIKDDLLRDSLTGLPNRIVVQERIRQALEEGQPFGLLHLDIDCIKQINNILGHDLGNRVLQLFAAKLEACKRHGDCVARLGSDEFAVFLNRVEGAQDALDHASHIQFLLKSPLVVNLQELFVTVSIGIVTGGTGYLNAENVLRDAETASQRAKALGKSRTAVFDRTQNSQILELFHLQNDLRKGLERNELAVFYQPIVQLDTNRISGFEALVRWNHPRLGLIGATEIIPLAQENGLMLPIGKWVLEEACKQLAECQDTFDSSLSIHVNLSAKHLLEEDLVGEIKRILNETGVPPTNLKIEITEHFAIDYSESVLKTLTELQALNIGLQIDDFGTGYSSLSYLHQFPIDALKIDRSFVERVDADSGATEIVGMIVNLGKKLNLKIIAEGVETEEQLDQIQQMGCDQVQGYLFSVPLEAHKAFQLLTEFNADGFHPSEPFAA, from the coding sequence ATGAAAAAGAAAATCCTGCTTGTTGAAAATGATACGGTGCTTGCTGTACTGACAAAATTGGAGTTGGAAGATCTTGGCTATGACGTGCCGCAAATTGCTTCCACAAGTGAGAAAGCGATTGAGATCACGCTAGAAAAGCGACCGGATCTGATTCTTATGGATGTCAAGCTGGACAGCAAGATGGATGGCGCAGAGGCGGCTGAGCAAATTCAGAATCATATTCGCATCCCGGTAATTTTCCTCACTGGTACTTCAGATTCGGAAACAGTCGAAAGATGTCTTGCTTCGAAACCGTATGGGTATCTCAAGAAGCCCTGTCGCAGGGAAGATCTTCAGGAAGCAATAGAACAAGCTTTTTTTCAAGAGAAACTTCTGCATCGCTTGAAAGAGGAACAGATAAAAGATGATCTGTTGCGTGATTCCTTGACCGGTCTCCCCAATAGGATTGTGGTTCAGGAGCGAATCAGACAGGCGCTGGAAGAGGGACAACCATTCGGGCTTCTCCACCTGGATATCGATTGCATTAAACAAATAAACAACATCCTGGGGCACGATCTGGGAAATAGAGTTCTTCAGTTGTTTGCCGCAAAGCTCGAAGCATGCAAACGTCATGGCGACTGTGTGGCAAGACTCGGGAGCGATGAGTTCGCGGTATTTCTGAACCGTGTGGAGGGTGCTCAGGATGCGCTCGATCACGCAAGTCACATTCAATTTTTGTTGAAATCACCACTGGTGGTGAATCTTCAGGAACTGTTTGTAACTGTAAGTATCGGCATCGTAACTGGCGGCACAGGTTACCTGAATGCGGAAAATGTATTAAGGGATGCAGAAACCGCCAGCCAGAGGGCGAAAGCTTTAGGAAAATCCCGCACTGCTGTTTTCGACCGGACACAGAATTCCCAAATTCTCGAGCTTTTTCATCTGCAAAACGATTTGCGCAAAGGACTTGAGAGGAACGAGCTGGCTGTTTTCTATCAACCGATTGTTCAACTGGATACGAACAGGATCAGCGGTTTTGAAGCTCTTGTGAGATGGAATCATCCGCGACTCGGTCTGATTGGCGCAACCGAAATCATCCCTCTCGCACAGGAAAACGGCTTGATGCTGCCGATTGGGAAGTGGGTTTTGGAGGAGGCTTGCAAGCAACTTGCCGAGTGTCAAGACACGTTTGATTCTTCGTTGTCGATCCATGTGAATCTGTCTGCAAAACATTTATTGGAGGAAGACCTGGTTGGGGAAATCAAGCGCATTCTGAATGAAACAGGAGTGCCGCCAACAAATCTGAAAATAGAGATCACCGAACATTTCGCCATCGACTATTCGGAATCGGTTCTGAAAACTCTGACGGAACTGCAAGCGTTGAATATTGGTCTTCAAATTGATGACTTTGGCACAGGCTATTCTTCGTTGAGTTATCTCCATCAATTCCCAATCGACGCCTTGAAAATTGACCGTTCTTTTGTGGAACGCGTAGATGCGGATTCAGGAGCCACTGAAATTGTCGGTATGATCGTGAACCTGGGCAAAAAACTAAATCTGAAGATCATTGCCGAAGGTGTAGAAACAGAAGAGCAGTTGGACCAGATTCAGCAAATGGGATGTGATCAAGTGCAAGGGTATCTTTTCTCAGTTCCCCTGGAGGCTCATAAAGCATTTCAGTTGCTGACTGAATTCAACGCCGATGGCTTTCATCCTTCCGAACCTTTCGCCGCATAA
- a CDS encoding Ku protein has protein sequence MAATIWNGRITFGLVSVPVKLFRAVESHDFHFNLLHESCRNRIRLQYYCPHHGRVVERSELVKGFEYEKGKYVLIEAEELERIEPDSSTNLDIEQFIDLSEVDPIHFEKTYYVGPAEEGTEKTFALLATAMEKKGRAGIGKLFMRDREYLALLRPALGGLVLQLLHYEDEIRKNVHKVDKGKVRDKELELAELLIDNLTEEFHPERHKNESIERVEELIESKVKGRKLTVYRSKPKPVVTDLMKALEQSLKKTGGGKKPVARAGQGLPIPNYDKLSVQEVLGQLEELSPKDLQKIRTYEETHKKRKSLMTRLKQTA, from the coding sequence ATGGCGGCAACGATTTGGAATGGACGGATTACTTTTGGATTGGTATCCGTGCCGGTGAAATTATTTCGAGCAGTTGAATCGCATGATTTTCATTTCAATCTGCTCCATGAATCTTGCCGCAACCGCATCCGTCTTCAATATTATTGCCCGCATCACGGTCGTGTGGTGGAGCGTTCGGAATTGGTGAAAGGTTTCGAATATGAAAAAGGCAAATATGTGTTGATTGAAGCGGAAGAATTGGAACGGATCGAGCCGGATTCCAGCACGAACCTTGACATTGAACAGTTCATCGATCTTTCAGAAGTCGACCCGATTCATTTTGAAAAGACATACTACGTTGGGCCGGCAGAAGAGGGAACGGAAAAAACGTTTGCGCTGCTTGCTACTGCAATGGAAAAGAAAGGACGTGCTGGAATCGGCAAATTGTTTATGAGGGACCGGGAGTATCTGGCGCTGCTGCGTCCGGCACTGGGTGGATTGGTCCTTCAACTGCTCCACTATGAAGATGAAATTCGCAAAAATGTGCACAAGGTCGATAAAGGAAAGGTCAGAGACAAAGAATTGGAGCTAGCTGAACTGCTAATTGACAATCTCACGGAAGAATTTCATCCCGAGCGCCATAAAAACGAATCTATTGAACGAGTGGAAGAGCTGATTGAGTCCAAGGTTAAGGGACGCAAGCTCACCGTATATCGTTCAAAACCCAAACCGGTCGTCACGGACCTCATGAAAGCTTTGGAGCAAAGTTTGAAGAAAACCGGCGGTGGAAAGAAGCCAGTGGCTCGCGCCGGTCAAGGCCTGCCGATTCCAAACTATGACAAACTTTCGGTTCAAGAGGTTTTGGGGCAACTAGAAGAGCTTTCTCCGAAAGACTTGCAAAAGATTCGAACTTATGAAGAAACACACAAGAAACGAAAGAGCTTAATGACTCGCTTGAAACAAACCGCTTAA
- a CDS encoding STAS domain-containing protein yields the protein MDITTSLRTDGKVPVTVLHLKGDLDMKTYQELENRVRQAHSEGVRYVALDLTNVRYITSAGLRAIHTAFNLLREGDSAESDSVAQKGMRGGVFKSAHLKLVNPSRPVRDVLTIAGYDMFMEIHPDVDTAIKSF from the coding sequence ATGGACATTACAACTTCTTTACGAACAGACGGGAAAGTTCCGGTGACGGTTCTCCATTTAAAAGGTGATCTCGATATGAAAACGTATCAGGAACTGGAGAACCGGGTTCGCCAGGCACATTCGGAGGGGGTCCGGTATGTGGCGCTTGATCTAACCAACGTGCGCTACATTACCAGCGCAGGACTGCGCGCGATTCATACGGCGTTCAATCTTTTGAGGGAAGGAGATTCTGCGGAATCGGATTCTGTTGCTCAAAAAGGAATGCGCGGTGGCGTCTTCAAATCCGCACACCTGAAGCTGGTAAATCCGTCACGCCCGGTTCGCGACGTCCTGACAATCGCGGGTTACGATATGTTTATGGAAATACACCCGGACGTTGATACCGCGATCAAATCCTTTTAA
- a CDS encoding ABC transporter substrate-binding protein: MKATKILMMCVLLLGLASCKVERKEEQPAKVTKAPGSAEKKNYQIGIVYFGPDPAADLCMKGLVDGLRELGFVEGQNLEIKKSHAQGEISNIPLLIQNYDSMGLDAIIPMTTPCLTAACTTAKKTPVVFTYVYDPVAAGAGKNANDHLPFVTGTSSFPPIDDTVAMIRKIVPTVKTVGTIYNPSEANSVKVITVSRDAFAKGGIRLSEVTINSTTDVHPAMQSVASRDVQALWVTGDNTALQAFDAIGKVAADSKLPLFINDPEFTTHGALMAVGIGWYRTGYVSAKKLARVLQGESPANIPFENFVEKKLEINQEVSKRLGITFPEEILKEVGNP, from the coding sequence ATGAAGGCTACAAAGATTCTCATGATGTGTGTGCTCCTGTTGGGACTCGCGTCTTGCAAAGTAGAACGCAAGGAAGAACAGCCAGCTAAGGTCACGAAAGCACCCGGTTCTGCGGAAAAGAAAAATTATCAGATTGGCATCGTCTATTTTGGCCCGGATCCTGCCGCCGATCTTTGCATGAAGGGATTAGTCGATGGATTGAGAGAGCTTGGTTTCGTCGAAGGCCAGAATTTGGAAATCAAAAAGTCCCACGCGCAAGGCGAGATCTCAAACATCCCTTTACTGATTCAAAACTACGATTCCATGGGATTGGACGCAATCATTCCTATGACCACTCCTTGCTTGACTGCAGCCTGCACAACAGCCAAGAAAACGCCGGTTGTTTTCACCTATGTATACGATCCAGTGGCGGCGGGAGCCGGAAAAAACGCAAACGATCACCTGCCATTTGTGACAGGTACGAGTTCCTTTCCCCCTATTGATGATACAGTTGCGATGATCCGAAAAATCGTGCCTACGGTAAAGACAGTGGGAACGATTTACAATCCCTCCGAAGCGAATTCTGTGAAAGTGATTACCGTAAGCCGCGATGCCTTTGCAAAAGGTGGTATAAGGCTCAGCGAAGTTACTATCAATAGCACTACGGATGTCCATCCCGCGATGCAAAGCGTGGCTTCCAGGGACGTACAAGCCCTTTGGGTCACCGGCGACAATACGGCCCTTCAAGCGTTCGATGCAATTGGCAAAGTTGCGGCCGATTCGAAACTTCCTCTATTCATCAATGATCCGGAATTCACGACTCATGGCGCATTGATGGCAGTCGGTATTGGTTGGTACAGGACCGGATATGTATCCGCCAAGAAACTTGCCCGCGTATTGCAGGGTGAAAGTCCAGCAAACATTCCGTTTGAAAACTTCGTAGAAAAGAAATTGGAAATCAATCAGGAAGTGTCGAAGCGTCTCGGCATCACTTTTCCCGAAGAAATTCTCAAAGAAGTAGGAAATCCTTAA
- a CDS encoding pyridoxine 5'-phosphate synthase, which translates to MDAKYVKLGVNIDHIATLREARKTNEPDPVAAAILAEMAGADGITVHLRGDRRHIQERDVRLLRDVITTRLNVEMATNSETIKLITAIKPDTATLVPERREEITTEGGLDVVMNASILGRGIVSLQDAGIAVSIFVDPDLDQIKACQKTGARKVEINTGKYADAKTEELQDLEWEKVRNACQLARRVGFQVLAGHGLTYHNVSRIVQIEEIVELNIGHNIVSRASLVGLERAVREMKALLIRG; encoded by the coding sequence ATGGATGCAAAATACGTGAAGCTCGGCGTAAATATTGATCATATTGCGACGCTGCGCGAAGCAAGAAAGACAAACGAACCGGATCCGGTTGCAGCAGCGATTCTTGCAGAGATGGCCGGAGCCGATGGAATCACCGTTCATCTTCGAGGTGACCGGCGCCATATCCAGGAAAGAGATGTGCGGTTGCTGCGGGACGTGATCACCACTCGTCTGAATGTAGAGATGGCGACAAATAGTGAAACCATCAAGTTGATAACAGCAATTAAGCCGGATACAGCGACGCTCGTGCCGGAAAGACGGGAAGAGATTACGACCGAAGGTGGACTGGATGTTGTCATGAACGCATCGATCCTGGGCCGGGGCATCGTTTCGCTTCAAGATGCAGGAATCGCTGTAAGCATTTTTGTCGATCCGGATCTGGATCAGATCAAAGCCTGTCAAAAAACAGGAGCCCGCAAGGTGGAGATCAACACCGGAAAATACGCTGATGCAAAGACGGAAGAATTGCAAGATCTGGAATGGGAAAAAGTCCGAAATGCCTGCCAACTTGCCAGACGTGTCGGATTTCAGGTGTTGGCCGGACATGGCCTGACCTATCACAATGTAAGCCGTATCGTTCAAATTGAAGAAATCGTGGAACTGAACATCGGCCATAACATAGTCTCGCGCGCCTCTCTTGTGGGCCTGGAACGGGCCGTGCGTGAAATGAAAGCTTTACTGATTAGAGGATAA